ATGACTTGGGATATATGGGAGAAACGGCATTCAATAATTTATCCAAACTTCATTTGACGAGGCTTGACTTGAGACGTAATCGTATCGGTTTCATTGATAAAAAGGCCTTCAACGTGCTTCCTCATCTTCAGTTTCTAGACTTAAGTGAAAACACATTCTTTCGTTCCAGGAAACTACATAATACATTTTACGGATTGCAAAATagttctttaaaagaaatacgtTTAACAAATATGCGGTATAGTAAATTGTCAAACGACTTTTTCACTTATCTTAATAACACGTCTTTGGAACGAGTCTTCTTTGACAATAATGATATCATAACTAGCAACATTGGTTATTTTCTGTCTCCATTGTCTACATATTTGCAAGAAATCTCATTTAAAAGCAATcgaatttcaaatttttcgtTGAACATTATTATGCCGAAATtagaaattattgttttgagcaaaaacaaattattgtcCGTTCCAAACTTTTGTTACAGACATGATCACAAACCACGTTTGCCTAATCTAAAAGTACTTGATTTGAGCAACAATCTCATATATGTTGTCAAAAGGAGTACCTTCTATAGAAAATGTTTTCCACGGCTTCAAAACCTGTCTCTTGGATTTAACAGGATTAAAACCTTAGACAAAAATTTCATAAGTCATATACCCTTCCTTGATTACTTATCTATAGAAAATCTGGATCCTGATTTAATTCTTAATGAATATGCTTTAAACAGTTCTTCGTTGCAATACCTGTACATGGGAAATAAATTCAACGTTCTGAAATATAGAAGAAACTTATTCTATTACACTAGAAATTTGAGGATTCTAGATATGACTGGAGTGCAATTTGCTTCATCtcgtaaacaaaatgaaaaaatatttcaactttttcagCCTCTTTCGCGTTTAGAAGAATTAACATTGAACAATACGCGATTATCAACGTTTCCATCATCCCTCTTCCAGCTCCTGCCAAATTTAACGAAACTCTACTTAGCTGATTGTGATTTTGACCAGAACCACTTGAAAATGATCTTTGCATCAGTGTCTTTAAAGATTCTTCTACTAGACAACAACTTGATAACGAGTTTAAATGAGTCGAATATTCCCACTATGATTGAACTGATAAGTTTGAAAGGCAATCCTTTCCTTTGTACTTGCGACCTAGTTTGGTTTCGAAATTGGATAGAAGTTAACTCCAATCATCTTATAGGATGGCCAAATGACTATAAATGTTATCTGCCACAAGAATGGAAAGGGAAAAATCTTGCTGATTTTCACCTGAGTTATCTTTCCTGCCACCCCATTAATCCTTACATCATCATGGCTATTTCCATTTCCTTTGCAGTCCTTGTCATTGCCACAGTATCTTgtattatatacaaaaaacGCTGGCACATCAAGTATTACTTGTACCTCTTGCGCGCTAAAAAGCGTGGCTATGAAGTTCTTGGAGGTGATGATTTTGCCTATGATGTATTCGTGGCTTATAACTCGGACGACAGAATCTGGGTCATTTCAGAAATGATACCCAGATTGGAGAACGAAGAACATCTTAAACTTTGCTTACATGACAGGGATTTTCAGGCCGGAAAACTTATTGTAGACAACATCACTGAGGCTATGCACAAAAGTAGAAAGATTCTAATCATCCTCTCTAACAGTTTTGCACAAAGCCATTGGTGTCGGTTCGAAACCGTGATGGCGCAGTTACGTTCTATGAATCACGGGGAAACCACGGTAGTGGTTGTCGTTTTGGAAAACATTCTGACCAAAAATATGAACAACTCTTTACACTTGCTTTTGAAATCTACCACATTTATAGAATGGACAAACGAAAAAACAGCAAAGGAGATGTTTTGGGATAGATTGGTATCTGCGTTAAAACCATAATGTCAAAAAGTGTATTATGTATACttaattttacttattataatatACGCATTTAAAAGTCTTATCATTTACAAATCTGTATGCAATAGCAAATGATATACACTAGGCCTAGTTTTAACAACTACAAGATGTATCTTGGCTTCTGGCGCAGTGTAAAGGtatttgttaaatttgtatataaCGCTTAACAAGGTTTGCTTAAAGACAATGTTTGAATAACATTACACAGGTTTTCTCAACCAACGAATTTTGCTCTTTTTTACGCATTTCAGTACATTAATTTTTGAATGCATTCGAGAAATGAATAACTTAACTGCTTTCAAATGAGAATAAACAATACCAGCACAGAAAGGGATGCAATTCATTAAGATAACTGTGAAAATAACTGCAAGCATGATGTATGATGTATTACTATAGTATCACATTGTAACtctataactttaaaaaaaattatgaagtaTATAAATCATTATTCCTATTGCTTTATGTGTTTTACAATACCCGGAAGAACAgttaaagaaattatttatgaCTAAAACGAAACATATGTTAAGGAAGAATTGCAGCAAAAAAATGATTCAACCTGATCATTCTTAGTAAATATGGACACAAAGTTGCATGCGTTGGCTGTTCGAAAATACCAA
The nucleotide sequence above comes from Magallana gigas chromosome 2, xbMagGiga1.1, whole genome shotgun sequence. Encoded proteins:
- the LOC105340213 gene encoding toll-like receptor 2, with amino-acid sequence MIIHLQITYFPLKRGCFLNHVEYHLTNPVQCNMDKQMWILLLIVFTFNGNSELSQRNILCPSVCVCDGETATCEGRVGSYLRYIPPLPENITSLVFNSNDLGYMGETAFNNLSKLHLTRLDLRRNRIGFIDKKAFNVLPHLQFLDLSENTFFRSRKLHNTFYGLQNSSLKEIRLTNMRYSKLSNDFFTYLNNTSLERVFFDNNDIITSNIGYFLSPLSTYLQEISFKSNRISNFSLNIIMPKLEIIVLSKNKLLSVPNFCYRHDHKPRLPNLKVLDLSNNLIYVVKRSTFYRKCFPRLQNLSLGFNRIKTLDKNFISHIPFLDYLSIENLDPDLILNEYALNSSSLQYLYMGNKFNVLKYRRNLFYYTRNLRILDMTGVQFASSRKQNEKIFQLFQPLSRLEELTLNNTRLSTFPSSLFQLLPNLTKLYLADCDFDQNHLKMIFASVSLKILLLDNNLITSLNESNIPTMIELISLKGNPFLCTCDLVWFRNWIEVNSNHLIGWPNDYKCYLPQEWKGKNLADFHLSYLSCHPINPYIIMAISISFAVLVIATVSCIIYKKRWHIKYYLYLLRAKKRGYEVLGGDDFAYDVFVAYNSDDRIWVISEMIPRLENEEHLKLCLHDRDFQAGKLIVDNITEAMHKSRKILIILSNSFAQSHWCRFETVMAQLRSMNHGETTVVVVVLENILTKNMNNSLHLLLKSTTFIEWTNEKTAKEMFWDRLVSALKP